Proteins from a genomic interval of Haloplasma contractile SSD-17B:
- a CDS encoding MBL fold metallo-hydrolase — protein sequence MKIEMMTVGLLSTNCYFLINPDKKTLIVDPGGSTEAIINKVKDENLEIVAVLLTHAHFDHFMSCNTVCKQYDVPVYIYKDEYKLLYDPKLNMSAHFAQGSPVKLDADITVHRLKQKTVTIEDSFTFDVLHVPGHSPGSACYYFKDKPIVLTGDTLFHYSIGRTDFSPYGDQDKLITNIHKKLLTLPDETIVYPGHGVHTTIGFEKRKNPYFMSLDELLS from the coding sequence ATGAAAATTGAAATGATGACAGTAGGGTTACTTTCTACGAATTGCTATTTTCTTATAAACCCAGATAAAAAAACGCTCATTGTTGATCCAGGCGGAAGTACAGAAGCAATTATAAATAAGGTTAAGGATGAAAACCTAGAAATAGTTGCAGTTTTATTAACGCATGCACACTTTGATCATTTTATGTCATGTAATACAGTTTGTAAGCAATACGATGTGCCAGTCTATATTTATAAGGATGAATATAAATTGTTGTATGATCCCAAGTTGAATATGTCTGCTCATTTCGCACAGGGGTCTCCTGTAAAATTAGATGCGGATATTACGGTGCATCGTTTAAAGCAGAAAACGGTAACGATTGAAGATTCATTTACCTTTGATGTGCTTCATGTACCCGGACACTCTCCAGGAAGTGCCTGTTACTACTTTAAGGATAAACCAATCGTTTTGACTGGTGATACATTATTTCACTATTCAATAGGACGTACTGATTTTAGTCCTTACGGCGATCAAGACAAATTGATCACTAATATTCATAAAAAACTATTAACGCTACCCGATGAGACCATTGTCTATCCAGGACATGGTGTACATACAACAATTGGATTTGAGAAACGTAAAAATCCATATTTCATGTCACTTGATGAATTACTAAGTTAA
- a CDS encoding ROK family glucokinase yields MKKYLYGVDLGGTSVKLGLFDVEGTVIEKFSIKTDTSNGGNTILKDIAGAILTNMNTHNINKDEVNGIGIGVPGPVSDGIVNRCVNLGWGVVNVKADLEALTNIPVSVSNDANIAGLGELWQGGGAGFRNLVFFTLGTGVGGAVVVDNQIINGVNGAGGELGHAPIPDADEGFMCNCGNSGCLETVASATGIVRVTNKLLADLDDASTLRDRPHLSAKQVFDAAKEGDKIALEAVEYFGKNLGYICSVIAVTNNPEVFVFGGGVSNAGTIITDVVQKYFKKYAFFAVSEVTKFKLATLGNDAGIFGAAFLAKKL; encoded by the coding sequence ATGAAGAAGTATTTATACGGTGTTGATTTAGGTGGAACGTCAGTAAAATTAGGTTTATTTGATGTTGAAGGAACGGTAATCGAAAAGTTCTCAATCAAAACAGATACAAGTAATGGTGGAAATACTATTCTTAAGGATATTGCGGGTGCTATTTTAACAAACATGAACACGCATAATATTAATAAAGATGAAGTGAATGGAATCGGAATCGGTGTTCCGGGTCCTGTTAGCGATGGAATTGTTAATAGGTGTGTAAACCTTGGATGGGGAGTTGTAAATGTAAAAGCAGATTTAGAAGCTTTAACAAACATTCCTGTCTCAGTAAGTAATGACGCGAATATTGCGGGTCTTGGTGAACTATGGCAAGGTGGAGGAGCAGGTTTTAGAAATCTTGTTTTCTTTACACTAGGAACAGGTGTTGGTGGAGCAGTAGTCGTTGATAACCAAATTATTAACGGTGTAAATGGTGCAGGTGGCGAATTAGGTCATGCTCCTATCCCAGATGCGGATGAAGGATTCATGTGTAATTGCGGGAACAGTGGATGTTTAGAAACGGTTGCATCAGCTACGGGAATTGTACGCGTTACGAATAAATTATTAGCAGATCTTGATGATGCATCTACATTGCGTGACCGTCCACATTTAAGTGCAAAGCAAGTATTTGATGCAGCTAAAGAAGGCGACAAGATTGCTTTAGAAGCAGTTGAATATTTTGGTAAGAACTTAGGATATATTTGTTCAGTAATTGCTGTAACGAATAACCCAGAGGTATTTGTGTTTGGTGGTGGTGTTTCAAATGCAGGAACGATCATCACGGATGTAGTACAGAAATACTTTAAGAAGTATGCGTTCTTTGCTGTAAGTGAGGTAACGAAGTTTAAACTAGCAACATTAGGGAACGATGCTGGAATCTTTGGAGCTGCATTCTTGGCAAAAAAATTATAA
- the rpmG gene encoding 50S ribosomal protein L33, producing the protein MRINLIMRCTECKNENYITKKNKRENPERIELKKYCPKCNKSTVHKEKK; encoded by the coding sequence ATGCGTATCAACTTAATCATGCGATGTACAGAATGTAAGAATGAAAATTACATTACTAAAAAAAATAAAAGAGAAAATCCTGAACGTATAGAGCTTAAAAAATATTGTCCAAAATGTAACAAGTCTACTGTACATAAGGAGAAAAAATAA
- a CDS encoding superoxide dismutase has translation MPDFKAADLPYSYDALEPHIDAKTVEIHYEKHHKGYATKLNAALKGHEDFALNKSIEDMLKDVNSIPEDFRQKVINFAGGVHNHNIFWLGMSPNGGGNPKGELAKKINEKFGSYDHFKDKLGAASKTVFGSGYGYLVVCNDTKELEIMQTFNQDSPLSFNKTPLMTIDVWEHAYYLKYQNVRPDFVDNIFNLVDWDVIEKRYQDAIK, from the coding sequence ATGCCAGACTTTAAAGCTGCAGATTTACCATATTCTTATGATGCTCTAGAACCACACATTGATGCAAAGACAGTTGAAATTCACTATGAAAAGCATCATAAAGGATATGCTACAAAATTAAACGCTGCTCTAAAAGGACATGAAGACTTTGCACTGAATAAATCAATTGAAGACATGCTTAAAGATGTTAATTCTATTCCAGAAGATTTTCGTCAAAAGGTCATTAACTTTGCTGGTGGGGTACATAACCACAATATTTTCTGGTTAGGAATGTCACCAAATGGTGGAGGAAATCCAAAAGGTGAATTAGCTAAGAAAATTAATGAAAAATTTGGTAGTTATGATCACTTTAAAGACAAGTTAGGTGCTGCTTCAAAAACAGTATTCGGTTCAGGTTATGGGTATCTAGTTGTATGTAACGATACTAAGGAATTAGAAATCATGCAAACCTTTAACCAAGACTCACCACTTAGTTTTAACAAGACACCACTTATGACTATTGATGTTTGGGAGCATGCTTATTATTTAAAGTATCAAAATGTACGTCCTGACTTTGTTGACAACATTTTCAACTTAGTTGATTGGGATGTAATCGAGAAAAGGTATCAAGACGCTATTAAGTAA
- the ispG gene encoding flavodoxin-dependent (E)-4-hydroxy-3-methylbut-2-enyl-diphosphate synthase, whose protein sequence is MTITHRKDTRKVRVGSLYMGGSNEVIIQSMTTTKTHDIEATVKQIKRLEKVGCQVIRVAVLGLDDAEAIKEIKKQINIPLVADIHFNYRLALKAIENGVDLIRLNPGNIGADENVKKVAQACKLAKIPIRIGVNTGSIEKHILEKYGHPTPEAMVESAKYHVELLEKFDFYDILISLKASDVDMAVKAYRLAAETFEYPLHLGITEAGTKFTGTIKSAIGIGIMLYEGIGSTIRVSLSADPVEEIKVCKQILKNVGLSSKVPTLISCPTCGRIQFDLFPVAQEIEDYLEKIESDIKVAVMGCAVNGPGEAREADIGIAGGKGMGLLMKNGEVIRKVKQEDMVNALKEEIDLMVKERSK, encoded by the coding sequence ATGACAATAACACATCGCAAAGACACACGAAAAGTACGAGTAGGTAGTTTATACATGGGTGGAAGCAACGAAGTGATCATTCAAAGTATGACGACAACAAAAACACATGATATAGAAGCAACCGTTAAACAAATTAAACGACTTGAAAAAGTGGGTTGTCAGGTTATTCGTGTGGCTGTACTTGGACTCGATGATGCAGAAGCAATTAAAGAAATAAAAAAACAAATAAACATACCATTAGTAGCCGACATACATTTTAATTACCGACTTGCCTTGAAGGCAATTGAAAATGGCGTTGACTTAATACGACTAAACCCTGGTAACATCGGTGCCGACGAAAATGTAAAAAAAGTAGCTCAAGCTTGTAAATTAGCAAAGATCCCGATTCGAATAGGTGTCAATACTGGTTCAATCGAAAAACACATCTTAGAAAAGTATGGTCACCCTACTCCTGAAGCTATGGTAGAGAGTGCAAAATATCATGTAGAATTACTTGAAAAGTTTGATTTTTACGATATTTTAATTTCTTTAAAGGCATCAGATGTTGATATGGCTGTAAAAGCGTACCGATTAGCTGCTGAGACGTTCGAATATCCACTTCACTTAGGAATTACAGAAGCAGGAACAAAGTTTACCGGTACGATAAAAAGTGCTATAGGTATTGGTATTATGCTCTATGAGGGGATTGGAAGTACAATTCGTGTATCATTAAGTGCCGACCCTGTTGAAGAAATTAAAGTCTGTAAACAAATACTAAAAAATGTAGGCCTTTCAAGCAAGGTTCCTACACTTATATCATGCCCTACATGTGGACGTATTCAATTTGATCTCTTCCCAGTGGCACAAGAGATTGAAGACTACCTAGAAAAAATAGAATCGGATATCAAAGTAGCCGTTATGGGATGCGCCGTAAACGGTCCTGGTGAAGCACGAGAAGCCGATATCGGAATCGCTGGTGGTAAAGGAATGGGACTCCTTATGAAAAATGGCGAAGTCATTCGCAAAGTAAAACAAGAAGACATGGTAAATGCACTGAAAGAAGAAATTGATTTAATGGTAAAAGAGCGCAGCAAATAA
- the pilM gene encoding type IV pilus biogenesis protein PilM, with translation MIFFKNVINMMFTDHYIRFALVEERTKTVKQVGEVKLKKGIISSGKIMDAELLQKIVRTIFKKYNLNAQLVNLMVPDATLVIKKIEVPSYLSNNDLKSHIKLELEEAQQILPYNDPIIDVFEYQDSPKENMKEVILFATSKQIISSYLKVIQRFKKTVTKSFVSPLLTRKLFLYSKNQSQDGQQYTMYTQIRENSHIITIFDHHLPIISLKDTFELDDYDEDAYVEQILDVIERVNHFFKYQYSKKKENIEKIVLYTEFDFKKNLVELIRDKIDVDIEFIRINDFKTKLPRAMLRKYYLPIAMSL, from the coding sequence ATGATTTTCTTTAAAAATGTAATCAATATGATGTTTACAGATCATTATATCCGATTCGCTTTAGTTGAAGAGCGAACAAAGACTGTTAAACAGGTTGGCGAAGTAAAACTTAAAAAGGGTATTATAAGTTCTGGTAAAATCATGGATGCAGAGTTACTTCAAAAAATCGTAAGGACGATTTTTAAAAAGTACAATCTTAACGCACAACTTGTCAATTTAATGGTTCCTGATGCGACACTTGTTATTAAAAAAATTGAAGTACCGAGTTACTTGTCAAATAATGATCTGAAATCACACATAAAATTAGAGTTGGAAGAAGCGCAACAGATTTTACCTTATAATGATCCAATTATTGATGTCTTTGAGTATCAAGACTCTCCTAAAGAGAATATGAAGGAAGTCATATTGTTTGCAACATCGAAACAAATTATATCTTCCTATTTAAAGGTGATTCAACGATTTAAAAAGACGGTAACAAAGTCATTTGTATCACCACTTTTAACTCGTAAACTATTCTTATATAGTAAAAATCAAAGCCAAGATGGTCAGCAATACACAATGTATACTCAGATCAGAGAGAATTCGCATATCATCACAATCTTTGATCATCATCTACCCATTATATCGTTAAAGGATACGTTTGAGTTAGATGACTATGATGAAGATGCGTATGTTGAACAAATTTTGGATGTTATTGAGCGTGTTAACCACTTTTTTAAATATCAGTATTCAAAAAAGAAGGAAAATATAGAAAAAATTGTACTCTATACGGAATTCGATTTTAAAAAGAACTTAGTTGAACTAATTCGAGATAAAATAGATGTTGATATTGAGTTTATTCGAATTAATGATTTTAAAACAAAACTCCCGAGGGCTATGCTTCGTAAATACTATTTGCCTATTGCGATGAGTTTATAA